A genomic stretch from Lysobacter soyae includes:
- a CDS encoding DUF3667 domain-containing protein — MQFEDVCADCGVRPVLEVQKYCHGCGQATQATRIDWTFLREEIQHGLLEIDRGLLFTLKHLFVRPGHFLREYLAGRRLGHVKPLPLLLLTAAVALLLGKYLMGGELVGEGFNEEVSAGLARGDVAHSAAAGVLKAKFAQAQLWANQNLTFVTLVMLPIEAAAMRVAFLRSAKLNYPEWLVVTTYLTIQTFVIWSLVIVLQQWMPAARAALLPICIGINVFTVAQMFNTQAKWKSVLRALFGFLLFQIALTLIMFCGALATTFWVLSNT; from the coding sequence ATGCAATTTGAAGACGTTTGCGCAGACTGTGGTGTACGCCCGGTGTTGGAAGTACAAAAATACTGTCACGGTTGCGGCCAAGCGACGCAGGCCACACGTATTGATTGGACCTTTCTTCGTGAGGAAATTCAACACGGTCTGCTTGAGATTGACCGCGGCCTCTTGTTCACACTAAAGCACCTGTTCGTCCGGCCCGGCCATTTTCTGCGCGAATACCTCGCCGGTCGACGCTTGGGACACGTCAAGCCATTGCCCCTCTTATTGTTGACGGCCGCCGTTGCCCTGTTGCTGGGGAAATACTTGATGGGCGGTGAATTGGTGGGAGAAGGGTTCAACGAAGAGGTTTCCGCCGGATTGGCCCGTGGCGACGTTGCGCACTCGGCCGCCGCAGGCGTCCTCAAAGCCAAGTTTGCACAGGCGCAACTTTGGGCCAATCAAAACCTCACTTTCGTCACACTCGTCATGCTGCCGATCGAGGCAGCGGCGATGCGCGTGGCGTTCTTGCGATCGGCAAAACTCAACTATCCAGAGTGGTTGGTGGTGACAACCTATCTGACCATTCAAACATTTGTCATTTGGTCGTTGGTCATCGTTCTTCAGCAGTGGATGCCGGCTGCACGTGCCGCGCTGCTGCCGATTTGTATTGGCATCAATGTGTTCACTGTGGCGCAAATGTTCAACACGCAAGCCAAGTGGAAATCCGTCTTGCGCGCTTTATTCGGCTTTTTGCTTTTTCAGATTGCGTTGACATTGATCATGTTCTGCGGTGCACTAGCGACGACGTTTTGGGTGTTGTCCAACACCTGA
- a CDS encoding glycosyltransferase family 2 protein — MTSTGIAAIVVSYRSAETIEACLEALKAASGVEEIRVVDNGSDDGTMDVVQSLSARDARIRFIANPDNPGFATACNQGAQASASPWLAFVNPDLMVERDSLLRLAEAAARNDALMGAVLVDEAGVEDPASRRRAPDFAAMLRDASARRLSVLPNAEQYQRVEAISGALMVISRRVFDEVEGFDAGYRLHAEDLDLCRRVGEAGHAVCIDNAVRVLHLRGVSSKSRPVFVEWHKHRGLWRYYRKFDAPAQGRLTRYAVFAMIWTRFVFSAMGKAVTR; from the coding sequence ATGACGTCGACAGGCATCGCGGCCATCGTCGTCAGTTACCGGAGCGCCGAAACCATTGAGGCCTGTCTTGAGGCTCTGAAAGCCGCAAGCGGGGTTGAAGAAATACGGGTGGTCGATAACGGCTCGGATGACGGCACTATGGATGTGGTGCAGAGTCTGTCGGCACGCGATGCCCGTATCCGCTTCATTGCGAACCCCGACAATCCGGGCTTTGCCACGGCCTGCAATCAAGGTGCGCAAGCGAGTGCGTCGCCGTGGCTCGCATTCGTCAATCCGGATCTGATGGTTGAAAGAGATTCCCTGTTGCGTTTGGCGGAAGCGGCGGCACGCAACGACGCACTGATGGGCGCGGTGCTCGTCGATGAGGCAGGTGTTGAAGATCCCGCATCTCGCCGTCGCGCCCCGGATTTTGCCGCCATGCTGCGCGATGCCTCCGCACGCCGCCTTTCCGTGTTGCCAAATGCCGAGCAATATCAGCGCGTCGAGGCGATATCCGGGGCACTGATGGTGATATCGCGTCGCGTGTTCGACGAAGTGGAGGGTTTTGATGCCGGCTACCGACTCCACGCTGAGGATTTAGACCTGTGTCGCCGGGTAGGTGAGGCAGGTCATGCGGTTTGTATCGACAACGCCGTGCGTGTTCTCCATCTGCGCGGTGTCTCTTCGAAATCCCGACCGGTCTTTGTCGAATGGCACAAACATCGCGGATTGTGGCGCTACTATCGCAAGTTCGACGCGCCGGCACAGGGACGCTTGACCCGGTACGCCGTGTTCGCAATGATTTGGACGCGCTTTGTGTTCTCCGCCATGGGGAAAGCAGTCACGCGTTGA
- the ettA gene encoding energy-dependent translational throttle protein EttA, with the protein MSQYIYTMNGVSKVVPPKREIIKNISLSFFPGAKIGLLGLNGAGKSTVLKIMAGVDTDFTGEARPQPGTKVGYLPQEPQLDPEQTVREAVEEGVGEVLQAQAKLDEVYAAYAEDGADFDALAKEQERLEAILAAGDAHTLENQLEVAADALRLPPWDAKIGNLSGGEKRRVALCRLLLQKPDMLLLDEPTNHLDAESVEWLEQFLARYTGTVVAVTHDRYFLDNAAEWILELDRGRGIPWKGNYTDWLVQKDERLKQEENQEKARQKAIQKELEWSRQNAKGGRSKGKARLARMEELQSVDYQKRNETNEIFIPPGERLGQKVMEFKNVSKKFGDRLLIDDLSFVVPQGAIVGIIGPNGAGKSTLFRMITGQEKPDSGSIDMGPTVNLAYVDQSRDKLEGNHNVFQEISGGLDILNINGIEIQSRAYIGRFNFKGQDQQKLVGSLSGGERGRLHMAKTLLQGGNVLLLDEPSNDLDIETLRALEDALLEFPGNAFVISHDRWFLDRIATHILAFEGDSHVEFFQGNYREYEEDKKRRMGDDAGPKRLRFKALK; encoded by the coding sequence CTGGGCTTGAATGGTGCGGGCAAATCGACGGTGCTGAAGATCATGGCCGGCGTCGATACCGATTTCACCGGTGAAGCGCGCCCGCAGCCCGGCACCAAAGTCGGCTATCTGCCCCAAGAACCGCAGTTGGACCCCGAACAAACCGTGCGTGAGGCGGTGGAAGAAGGCGTGGGTGAAGTGCTGCAAGCGCAAGCCAAGCTTGATGAGGTGTACGCCGCCTATGCCGAAGACGGCGCGGATTTCGACGCCTTGGCTAAAGAGCAAGAACGCCTTGAGGCGATCCTTGCCGCAGGCGATGCGCACACCTTGGAAAACCAATTGGAAGTGGCGGCCGATGCCCTGCGCCTGCCGCCGTGGGATGCCAAGATCGGCAACTTGTCCGGCGGTGAAAAGCGTCGCGTGGCGCTTTGCCGTTTGCTGCTGCAAAAACCCGACATGTTGTTGCTCGACGAACCTACCAACCACTTGGACGCCGAATCGGTGGAATGGCTGGAACAATTCCTCGCGCGCTATACCGGCACCGTGGTGGCGGTGACCCACGATCGCTACTTCCTCGACAACGCCGCCGAATGGATTTTGGAACTCGATCGCGGCCGCGGGATTCCGTGGAAGGGCAATTACACCGACTGGCTCGTGCAAAAAGACGAACGTCTGAAGCAGGAAGAAAACCAAGAAAAGGCGCGTCAAAAAGCCATCCAGAAAGAATTGGAATGGTCGCGCCAAAATGCCAAAGGCGGCCGCTCGAAGGGCAAGGCGCGTTTGGCTCGCATGGAAGAGTTGCAATCGGTCGACTACCAAAAGCGCAACGAAACCAATGAAATCTTCATTCCGCCGGGCGAACGACTCGGCCAGAAGGTCATGGAATTCAAGAATGTCTCGAAAAAGTTCGGCGATCGTTTGTTGATCGACGACCTTTCCTTCGTGGTACCGCAAGGCGCAATTGTCGGCATCATCGGCCCCAACGGCGCCGGTAAGTCGACTTTGTTCCGCATGATTACCGGTCAGGAAAAGCCGGATTCCGGCAGCATTGACATGGGTCCGACGGTCAATCTGGCCTATGTGGACCAAAGCCGCGACAAGTTGGAAGGCAACCACAACGTCTTCCAGGAAATTTCGGGCGGACTCGACATCCTCAATATCAATGGCATCGAGATCCAGTCACGCGCTTACATCGGCCGCTTCAACTTCAAGGGTCAAGATCAGCAGAAATTGGTCGGTTCCTTGTCGGGCGGTGAGCGCGGTCGTCTGCACATGGCCAAGACTTTGTTGCAAGGCGGCAACGTGTTGCTGCTCGACGAACCGTCCAACGATCTCGACATCGAAACCTTGCGTGCGCTGGAAGATGCCTTGCTCGAATTCCCCGGCAATGCCTTCGTGATTTCCCATGATCGCTGGTTCCTCGATCGTATCGCGACGCATATTCTGGCCTTCGAAGGCGATTCGCACGTCGAATTTTTCCAAGGCAACTATCGCGAGTACGAAGAAGACAAGAAACGCCGCATGGGTGACGATGCCGGTCCGAAGCGTTTGCGCTTCAAGGCATTGAAGTAA
- the pyrF gene encoding orotidine-5'-phosphate decarboxylase — MSEFIEKLRHRWQAADTLLCVGLDPDPAKFPDAFVSDDDALFNFCAAIVDATAEYACAFKPQIAYFAAHNGGEVALQRLIAHINANHPDIPVVLDAKRGDIGSTAEQYAVEAFDRFGADAVTLNPYMGRDSADPFLARNDKGCVFLCHTSNAGARDFQELLIDGAPLYTHVARTVANDWNSAGNCALVVGATFPKELEVIRALVGDMPLLIPGIGAQGGDVEATVLNGKTADGTGLMINSSRGILYASMGADFAEAAAQAARSLRDEINRHR, encoded by the coding sequence ATGTCGGAATTCATCGAAAAACTTCGTCACCGTTGGCAAGCGGCCGACACACTGTTGTGCGTCGGCTTGGATCCGGATCCGGCCAAGTTTCCCGATGCGTTTGTTTCCGACGATGATGCGCTGTTCAATTTTTGTGCGGCCATTGTAGACGCCACGGCTGAGTACGCCTGCGCGTTCAAGCCGCAAATTGCCTACTTCGCCGCCCACAATGGTGGCGAAGTGGCATTGCAACGTTTGATCGCGCACATCAATGCCAACCATCCCGACATCCCGGTGGTGTTGGATGCCAAACGCGGCGATATCGGTTCGACCGCGGAGCAGTATGCGGTGGAGGCATTCGATCGCTTCGGCGCCGATGCGGTGACCTTGAATCCTTACATGGGTCGCGATTCGGCCGATCCGTTCTTGGCGCGCAATGACAAAGGCTGTGTCTTCCTGTGTCACACCTCGAATGCCGGTGCGCGCGATTTCCAAGAGCTGCTGATTGATGGTGCGCCCTTGTACACACATGTGGCACGCACCGTTGCCAACGACTGGAACAGTGCGGGAAATTGCGCCCTGGTAGTCGGTGCGACCTTCCCGAAAGAACTCGAAGTGATTCGCGCGTTGGTCGGCGATATGCCCCTGTTGATTCCGGGCATTGGCGCACAAGGTGGCGACGTCGAAGCCACCGTATTGAACGGTAAAACCGCCGACGGCACCGGCTTGATGATCAATTCTTCTCGCGGCATCTTGTATGCCTCGATGGGTGCGGATTTCGCGGAAGCGGCTGCGCAGGCCGCGCGCAGCTTGCGCGATGAGATCAACCGTCATCGCTGA